CAATAAACTATTCATCCAGCGTGGTATTACGGAGGTGGATTTCAGTGGATACTTGATCAAGGTGATAACATTGATTTGATCCATCAAATGGCCTGGCAAAAGGCAAGATGCTGTATATTGCAGTAGTTATAAGTTATTACATTGTAACAGGAACCCTTAGAGCCATTTAACAttaatattgtttgattttgttttgatATATGAGAATAAATTATTAATCTCAGTAAAGGACATGGTAAAACTATGACATGGGAATTCTAAATTCTACTTGTAGCAACTGAATCACTTCTGCAAAACCAATACATTATCATAACATGATTTAATGTCCTTTTCAAGAGCCACTTTGTGTTGACAGTAAACAGATAACTCACAAAACTGCTATACTGCTCTTAGAAGTCTTCTTATTATACTAGTTTGCTTGGAGTTCATCCATGCAGAGTTGGAGCCCTTGTAGCGTAGTGGACAAAACAATTTTTGAGGTTACATAGATGTCCACTCAGTCGTCCATTTAGCATACATACTCAGATGATGAAAATTATGTCACTCAGACTCTTGCATACAACATGCACAAAAAGTATAACGCTGTCCTTGGTCTCCTTGCAGTACCCTTTAATGCCAGCAGGTGGCAGATGGTCACCAAGCAGCAAACATCCGCCACTGAAGTCCCTCCACTTCTTCACAGCAATGCAGGATGCATACTTTTAAATTTCCGCAATATACACAACCCACCGCTTTATAAACCTAGGTAAATAACCTGCACCTGGGTTCCCAAACATTGCTCACATTCAGGCCAGGAATGTGAAGTTGAGTGTGGCTGGAGAGGCAGAGTGGTAGAGGGCCAGGGGGCTCAGCTGTGCAGGCTCAGTCTGCCGTTGTCTGACTGCCCTTTGAAGCGACAGCTAGCGAAGCTGACTCACACAGTCATGCGGCAGCTGCAGGACAGTGGGACTTTGCATGCGAAGGCCAAGACCTCAAAGAAATCGtcagcctttaaaaaaaaaaataattaaaaaaaaagcctgtGGCTCCGCTtatacaacaaaacaaatcagtgaaTAAGAAACCCCAGTGTTGAGATTTACGAAGCCAATTATCTCAAGACTATTTCGTAGTGCTGACGAGAATATGATTGTTCTCATTAGCACTGAGAACCTTCTATAAGTGGCTgacataaacaaacagcatCTGGGGGCCTCCCTGATAATTATACCTCTGAACCTGAGCGAGCAGGCAGGCACTGTTATTATCCTAGCCTGACTAGCCCTGGCTTAATTAACAATTCTATGTTATTGTGTACATTGGTAATCCGCACTGCGGCCCGTCCTCAGAGGATAATGACTTGGGCTCCTGCCAGCTCGTGCTTCTGGTCATTTCATCTTGTCCACCGAGAGCCTGTTCGGTTTGTCAATGTCGTTTCCAAAGCCCGCTGGGTTGCTGATTTTGTGCAGATGTAATCTGTGTCCcttcaaccctctctctccctctttctctctctttctctctctctctctctccttctctgcctccctctcttcttctctctgctcATTGTCACACAACACTCACTCCTGCAAAGGTGAGTGCTTATTTTCATGAGAACCTATAAGTGGTTTAGGTTGACCCATAACAGACAAGAGGGAGAGCCATGGAAAGTTCATTAACAGGATAATTTAACAAGAGGTGTTAACTCGGATGAGCTCTGAAGTGTTTCTAATTTACAAAGAGGTTTTAACTCCGATGAAGTCAGAGACACTGGAGTGTTATAATGTTAGCTGTGGCTGGGTTGAATAAATACAACCTTAAAAATTGGCATTTAATACTGAAAATTGCCACTGAACATCAGGTTAAATGTTCATGGGAATGTCTATTGAAATTAGCAATGCCAACTCCAGTTACTGTAAAAACAACAAATCAATACCTGGCTGATTAATAGACAAGATCAAGTCTCAAGAGtagttatactgtatgtgtgaagtgtttaacatttatattttgagaaatgtgaTTGTAGTATATTTGAATACACTCTAAAGTACATCATGACTCCATAAATTCATGTGggattgttgttgtggttgtgtttgatGCTTTTGAGCGGACTAGTTGGTCATTCCTTACCTGGTGCTGTCTTTCCTGGGAGAACTAATTTGGCGGGGAGGCTGTTGGTCTTCTGCTTGTGGCTTGCAGCAGGTTGGGGTCGGACGCACCGCGTCTGGCGCTGCCTCTTcagctcctcctctctctcctgggcAGCTCGGATCTCCTCCTCGATCATGGACAGGGTCCGCTGCTTGCGGGAGCGCAGCTTAAAGGGTCCCGCGGTCACCTCCACGTCCTGGTTCTTCAGCACGGACGCTGTGCTTCTCAGCTCTGCAGCCTCTGAGTACTTGCTGAAGTAGCTAAACTCCTGCTTCTCactgggaggtggggagggacTGGGCGGCTTGTATGGACCCACGTTTGTCGGACCAGAAGCAGGAGTCTCTGAGTACTTGCTGAAGTAGCTGAACTCCTGCTTCTCactgggaggtggggagggacTGGGCGACTTGTATGGGCCCACGTGTGTCGGACCAGGAGCAGGAGTCTCTGAGTACTTGCTGAAGTAGCTGAACTCCTGCTTCTCGCTGGGAGGTGGGGAAGGACTGGGCGGCTTGTATGGGCCCACGTGTGTCGGACCAGCAGCatgagcaggagcaggagcaggagcaggagtagGAGCAGGAGTATGAGCAGGAGTAGGGCTACTAGGCATGCTGGAGACCCTGGGGGCACTAGGGACGGTGATCGTAGGAGAGGTGGCtgcacttctcttctcttccacgGGGGTTGGCACTCTGGGAGAAGCGGTGGGTGCAGGcacaggagagactggaggTTCCCGAGGTTGCGGAGCAGGCTCGACCACCTCGACACGTCGCTCTGGGATCGGGGACGACTGCTGGGTGGCCTGTCTCGGCTCCCACTCATCGTTCTGCTGGGCGATAGCCTGCTCAATGGCAGACTGCACCAGGACTCCGGCATGGTACTCCAGCTCCTCTTCGGTCAGACTGTCCACTTggtaagagagagacacactgtGGTTGTCCGGCGATTTGGTGCCCTTCTCTGACTTCCCGTTGATGGGCGTGGTGGCCATTGGGGTGGAGGGAAAGGAGTAGTCTCCCAGAGAGTTCTCCAGGTAGGCACTCATGGTCTCGTTAGATGCTCCGCTGTCGCTCACGTTGTCCATGCTGAAGTCGTTGGATAGAGTCTCCAGAACGGTCGTGTCCTGTGAACGCACGGACAGGTCGTCCAGCCCTGAGTCGATCTCCTCTGGGTGGTACGAGCTGTTTGAGGATCGCTGCACTTGGAACATTTCGGGCTCTTCATCCTTCACCAAAGTCATGACAGCGTGGGCACAGGTGAAGTCACTTTCCTCGTTCCAGGCTTTCACACTgtcctttctctcattctctgccaTGCTTTGCGAGGGCGAATCTCCTGGGCTGCAGAAAATCCTTTCGGTTTTTACCGTCGTCACATCACAGCGTTCATCCAGGCCGTGTGACCCCTGGCTGGTGATGGTGACGTAACCTCCGGGCCTTTCGACGTGTGCGACCTCTGACACTCGGGAGAACGGCTTGGCAGAGTACAACTGCGGAGCGACTCCTCGCTTCGGGCCTGCGGCCGGCTGCTTCGTGTGCTCCATCTGCAGAAACTGCTTCCGAGCCGCTGAAAAGTCCACCTGCTCTGTCACAATGTCCTCTTTGCTCACAGGCTCTGGTGGAGGGGTGTAGGAGGACGTTGGGCTCGGGGCAGTTGGATTTGGGGACGCCTGCGTGGCGCGGCTGGACTCCATCTTCCTCTGCTTCCTCTCCTCGTACTTCCTGTGCGACTCCAGCTTTTCTGGGTCCAGTTCCTCCTCCAGGGTCCTCTCTTGAGGAGGGTTCCACCACTTTGCGGCGATCCCCGGGTTCTTCTTGACTGCCTGGCCGCGGATCAGCTCCAGGCGTTCCTTCTCGAGTTCAGCGATCTCCTCGGACGGCCGGACCTTCTTCACGCGGATCTCCTTCTCCGCCGGAGCGTCGAAGAGCTTTGACGGCTTCTTCTCCTCCTGGAAACTGCGCAGCTCGAAGCGTGCTTCTTTTTTGATGGTCGTCAGCGGCTGCTTCCCAAGCATCTTGTCATCCTGAGTGACCACAACTGAGTGCCCGTTCGGTTTGGTGTTGTCCCTGTCTTCACCCACAAAAGTGCTCTGCATTCTTCTCTCCACTACAACCCCATGATTAGTTGGCGGTGACGCGTCAGATACTTCGACTGAGGGCCCGTTGCCGTCAACATTGATCGATCGTGGCTCAGGGGAAGAGGTTCCGTTCGAAGTCATGTCCACCGCAGGGTCACAACAGTTTGCCTCAAGGACTTCATCAAGGTAACGGATCTCCTGAGCCACCTCTGTGTCCATGGTTTGGCCCTGGTGTGCCGTGCCATTCTGGCCTGCGCCGGTGTGGCAGTTCTGGCTCTCGCTCTGGGTCTCCAGCTCCATGTTGTCCTTGCCTCCAGATATCACGCTTACAGAGTCTAAGAAACTGACACTCTTTaggttcctctctctcttcagctcaCTGTCATCCTCTGGGGGTTTGGAGGATTTCTGcaagacacagagaagagaaaagaaaagaaagagagaatttgAAATGAGTTCAGTGTTAGAAAGCGCCTTGCTATTCTGGGCACATCCACAGACATAGTCTTTTCATCTCTTCGGGAAGTAAACTTCCCTGGGAGTTCACCACTTGTGCAAACCCTCTTTACCACGCTGTTcgaaaacactcacacataaatgCTGTTTACATAATTTGTACGCAAGAGAGCCACACACAGGATAGGTGGAATCATTGTGTGGGACTATCATGCATAATACAGGAATTGCACATGATAAGAGGGTGAGGATCGTGGCCATGTCGAACTCTGAACCGAGCGATATGATCCGGGTGGTTAATAATGCAAACAGCCCTGTGGTTTGTACCCTGGTCTCTGGTGGCCATTGACTGCTCCACACCACATTCACTATGAGCAGCtgagagcctctctctctctctctctctctctctgtctctctttctctctctctctctccctcgcctcATGGACAAAGCAACGAAAATCCATTCAGTCAAAACACGTTGTTAATAATTTAGATAAATCCACTCAATGAATCAAATGGAACAAAACCACCAAACAGTGTAAAATGCTGTATTAatataacaaacaacacaagttcACTCGGATATTTTTGGAGTTTTCAAGAAAACTCAAAAAAGCTATAGTTTCAGCCTTACTCTTATTGCTCCTCTGGTAGGCCTCTGTATTGTCCCAACCAGACTCAGTAGTGCTAACTAGGCTACGGCAAGCCGAGGAGGACCCCAGATTCGTCCAGACGGACATTTGGAGGGTATGGTACAGACACAAGAGGGCCGCTGGCCTCATTTCCTGTTCCTGTCCATCCTCTCAAACATCTACCTATGAGGGGTCAAAGGCCAATGACTCACACGGTGTGGCATATTGACTTCTGGCCAACTGGGTCGCTCAGGGCTGTGGTTAGTGTTAACAGACAAGGCAGAGATGGGGGATGGTGACGAGTGTCCCTTTTAAAGTTTTGGCGCTAATACCTCTTAGTGGTTTGCATTTAACCTTTGggacacttacacacatgccATGTGCCACAGACTGTAATCACACGAGCCAAAGAATTACACTGATTGAAAAGGAGTCTTACTTTCTGCAGTTTTGCAATACTTTGGATAATGGATGACTTGAGGAAGAATAGCCTTCTAGTAAACAACTGCCGGGAGTCTTGTAAGAGGTCCCACATTGCTTAGACACTCTTGCTTAAGACATGCTTCTGTGTCTGCTACTGTGTTAATGTTTAAGACATGTTTAAAGACCAGGCTTGTGTAAACATGGCCTGCTGGCTGGACTGCACTGCGTCTTTGTTACACAATTACACTCGAGTTGGGCGGACTGCACGCCTGATGAATCACAACAGCTTTCATTTGTCTCATTGTTTGGTATGAAAGAAAAGAGCAGCTGAACGATTGCAGTATATATGTCTCACAAGCCTAGACAAACATACCAGACCTTTCaatgcagacacacagtcacacacagggcACTAAACCCACTCACAGGCCACTTATTCAAACCTGGAGTCAGCCATGTCATTTGACCAACACACTGACACCTCTACAAAAGACGTCCACGGATGAAAGGGCCAGTCTTTAGGGAAACCCAAGGAGAGGCTACTGAGACGCCGTCGATTtgaaccctctctgtctctctccagtcCCTCCTGACGTCCTGACCTACCAGTCAACAGTGACCGCGGCCAAACAAAGCAAACTTAATCCTACAGGACCTCAGCCCTGACACGACCCGCGGCGTTCTGCAAAACAAACACGACTCCGCGCCGGTCATCCCACCCGTCTGTTTCTCCTGGCCACCCAAACATTCCCAAAAAACGACAGGAATGTTTATCTTTGTACTATAATGTATTGCGTAGGACGACGGTGTTAGGGATATGTAAAAATCTGGCTATCGTTTTCTAtatattcttctctctctctctttctctctccccctgtcattcactctctccctctctgccttgtTTATTCTATCGTTCCTCTGGAAGGTCCACTTTGAGTGAGTGTTCCTAAGTGCTCCCCAGGTGAGGGCTGTGGGTGAAGGCCACACTTGAGCTCATTCAATATTCACATGGCCTACATTCCTCCACGGGCATGGGCCAATCACCTTTCAGACGGCAGAAATACCTTAACAGTCACTCTGGGACTtggatatcacacacacacacacacacacacacacatgcacacacacacatacacacacacacacacacacacatgcacacacaagcacgcacgcagtAGATTTCAGTTAAAGTCCAACAAATGGTGAAAAATCAATCCCTCCTTCGGCCTCTGTGCTCTGCAGAGCACTGTGAGACTACTCCAATTGTCTTGCTGCtataacaaataataaataaaactaaattcaattgaatttgaattaaatgtgtttgtttgtttgtgtgtgcatgtgtatgtgtgtgtgtgtgtgtgtgcgcgtgtgtgtgagagagagataaaatgagtgtgtgagtagtaTTGTtgttcataaatatttttttgataaTCCAATTGAATttgaagtaagtgtgtgtgtgtgtgtgtgtgtgtgtgtgagagagaaatgagtgtgtgtagtaagTTATTGTTGTTGATAACTCATTTTTTGATAGTCCATGACTGTTCCATCCCTGGCAACAGGGACTGTGGAGTCACATGGTGTCATTAATGTGGCTTTATGGCAGCACTTCACTTCAATAAGCACCCCTGTTCTCTCTGCCACAGCTCAAAAACATCCTCTCCCCCCGGGTACATATACACTAACACCccacccactcccacacacacacatgcacacacaccacccctgtTCTCTCTGCCACAGCTCAAAACATCCTCTCCCCGGTACATATACACTAACACCccacccactcccacacacacacacacatttagcctTCCTGTGGCCTTAAGAGGTCCACTGGTGGCGTAAAGATGGGATTATGAGGACCCCATTCTGCCTCTGTAATTTTTATATACCCAGACGTGACATGATAAAGGGCAATTATTCCACCATGAAACCGGTGTATAAAAGGAGCTCATGCCAGTTTATGAGCATTTCATGATACAGAGGAAAAGGAGTGAACATGTGGAAGTTAACACCCTCCAATTGTGTGTCAGAGTACAGGacacacatgcctgtgtgtgtgtgtgtctgtgtgagatgtCTGGACAGACAGCTACCTGGGCTTAATGAAAGTCCGTTTTCTCCAAATAAGGAGGTTGCTAACCACTGACATCTCTGTCTTACGCTCAAAATAATCACAGCCAATGTAAGATTATGAAAATTAAAagatgtgtcatgtgtgtgtgtgtgtttgtctgaggacacacatgcctgtatgtgagtgtgtgtgtttgtgtttgtctgatgacacacatgcctgtgtgtgtgtgtgtgtgtgtgtgtgtgtgtgtgtgtgtgtgtgtgtgggggtaggtgggtgggtgtatgcaCTGGTGAACGTCCTGTTCAGCTGCCTCTAACATTCCCTGCATAGCTCAGCTGTTCTCAAGGGTCTGGCCAGCAACTACTAGCTCTGAGGGATGCTCAGCCATGGTCCTAATAATTAatcgtgcgtgtgcgtgtgcgtgtgtgtgtgtgggtgtgtgtgtgtgtctgtgtgagatgtCTGGACAGACAGCTACCTGGGCTTAATGAAAGTCCGTTTTCTCCAAATAAGGAGGTTGCTAACCACTGACATCTCTGTCTTACGCTCAAAATAATCACAGCCAATGTAAgattatgaaaattaaaaagatGTGTCATTTATGTTGTAGCCTGGCTATAACAACTTGTGTGAAAGGTTCTTACCAGGAGAGTATTCCAGAAAGTGGGTTTACTGgtttaactgggtatgttaactcAGAATAAGCTGTAAACCTGGGTTTTTAGTTCCAAAATGGTCTGGCTATGCAAgtcactatggtaacataggcccAGAGAGAAATAATACGGCTTGTTAATGCTTATCATGTCAGATTTGTGTCTTCCCGCAACACAGTAATCTTGTCTCATTCAGCTCAGCTGCTAATTTGCTGGCATGGGCTATTCAGGCATGggctattcacacacacacacacacacacacacacatttagcctTCCTGTGGCCTTAAGAGGTCCACTGGTGGCGTAAAGATGGGATTATGAGGACCCCCATTCTGCCTCTGTAATTTTTATATACCCAGACGTGACATGATAAAGGGGCAATTATTCCACCATGAAACCGGTGTATAAAAGGAGCTCATGCCAGTTTATGAGCATTTCATGATACAGAGGAAAAGGAGTGAACATGTGGAAGTTAACACCCTCCAATTGTGTGTCAGAGTACAGGacacacatgcctgtgtgtgtgtgtgtgtgtgtgactgggtaTGTTCTTCTAAATTCATGTCCCTACCTCTCCCTATGATGATATTCTCTCCTATTGTGAAACTggattgttttgttgttttgaaaaTCTGGACATGATTTGCTGTATTTTCccttgggatgaataaagtgtcaatcaatcaatctaccTATCAATCTATCAacctatcaatcaatcaacctaTCAATCAATCTACCTATCAATCAATCTACCTATCAATCAATCTACCaatctatcaatcaatcaatctatctatcaatcaatctACCTATCAATCAATCTACCTATCAATCAATCTACCTATCAATCTACCtatcaatcaatctatctatcaatcaatctacctacagtatctatctatctatctatctagaacatctcatacacaaacacacacacacacacacgcacacgcacacacacagacaaataccataccacacacacactgagattgAGTGGGTGTCCCTGCTGATTCCACCACACATGGTGACAGGGTCATCATGACACTCTTCAGATAacaaactccataaataacttGTCTGGTGTGTCTGACTCTCCCCAATtaacagacccacacacacactggagatgTCTCCCCCCTTCCAGACCCACAATTCACTGGGGATGTCCAAATAGCCACAATCCACTAGGGATGTCTTGATGTCTCTCCCCCCATAGAACCGCACAACACTTATCTTATCAATCCACTTTGATGGGAAGGAGTTGATTACATCAGTCTTAAGCAAATCACTTCATGGCTTGCGGTGGCTTCAAGACACCCGTTAAACATCTTAGTCATCTATCTAACTAAAAGGATATTTTCAGTTTCATATCCTGTAAAGCAATCTAACCTAACAGCaaatatttaattgtttaactgTATATTTAATCCTTTAACTGTAAAGTAAATtaatgttttgaaaaaaaaaatgattgtaCCAACATAATTATTATGAAATACATGCAAGTTCTGTACTGTGTAAACCAGACTGAAAGAAGACTGACTAAATGAGATGGTGAAATGAAATCTAGAGTAATCTGCAGTGACAGACCCTACCTCTTCGTACTTCATTCCCAACTTCCAGCCAACGTCCAACTTTTAAAAAAGGAAGAAATGCTTTCTGATGTCACCGGCTTGAAACAGATGCCTTAGCTAATCCTTAGCTCTGAAGTTGGATACATCAGTCTCTCTCCACAAACGCTGCTGCTTAGAGTGTgccaggcacacacgcacacacacacacacacacacacacgatgctgCCAAAGctccaacacaacacacacgctagcgcacacagatagagagagcagaACAGACCTCTACACATATCCTTCCCTGCCCAGCCTTGCGCTTTCCTGGCCTCTCCCACCATTTCCCCCTtccctttctgtctgtgtgtgtgtgtgtctctgtgtgtgcttccACACACTTACCTCACTGTGCTTGCCTGCCGTCTTGTTTCCGCTCCAAACGCcttttcccccctttctctttaacttctcttcctccatccttctctctctctctctctctctctctctctctctacaataCCTCTCCTCTAACACCCCCCCTCACATTCCTTCCTCACTCTCATTTCTGCCTATGATGTCACAGACTGAGGGGTCTGGCTAATAAAGAGggagtgtgctctctctctgcccccctccctccctatctttccctttctctctctctctctcctcttcgtAAGGTCCATTCACACAAAGACCTCCTCTGTCTGGGCCGGCCCCCTGTGCTGTCCCTCCAGCCTCCTCCAGACCCTGCGCTGTCTGCAGGCAGCTCCTTTTGggctgggaggaggaggaggaggaggacgtgTCCATATGCTGGGAGCCCTTCACACACGCCGTGCTACGCTATGCCactccacaccgcaccacactgcACCAAGCCCAAAGGCAGAGACAACAAGCTGACCTCACGCCCCTCACAAAGGCATGCAGCTGGAAGCCAccaggagagtgagagggggagagagagggggagagagaggaagagggagagagagggggagagagggatagggggagacagagggagagggagtgggagagagaaagagggagaggaagaggggaaaagGAGGATACAGTAAAGGGGGAAcaggagagaggatggagaaggATAAGGGGAAAGTTTGTGCAAAGTTTGGACACATGGACTTCAGTCTGTAtaagtctgcgtgtgtgtgagtgtgtgttggttagcccccccccccatgaccACAGTCAGTATGTCATTTGTAACCAAACCCTACATCTTTGATCTTACTCCCCACTGGCTAACTAGGACTGCTTGTCTGATGATTCAGTTTCACAGCGGTTCATTTCAAATGGAATCCCTCCTCCCTGATCACTCTCTGCTCAACCTTTTTCAATCTGATTTACTTTTATATTTTAATCAGAGAGTGCTCCAAATAGAAACAACTCAACCAGTCCAggggctaagtgtgtgtgtgtttgtttgtttgtgtgtgcactgtgtcacacacacacacaccacacacacgcacactgaatGTCCTTGTGGCACAAATGAGAGACACGTATTTTGGATGGAAAGGACAACCCCACACTGCATACAGATGGGTCAATCTTAATTCAGCCGCTGACAGCAGGCAGCCATTTAGCCATTCTCGGTTTTATTAAGTGCCTCTTCAGCGTCCACAGCGCACTCTACTCAAGGACACCATCGGTGCCTCCTCTTCAGAGAGCGTGCGCCAGCTCACTGCCCTTGTCCAGCGGTTCTTTAACTGGGTTAGTGATTCAGCCACTGGCGGAACATGTGCTTATTGTTCAGTGGCTGTTTCAAGCatgtaaaataaacaaacagctgAGCTGTGTGTCCTCAGAGGAAggcagagagtgtgagagtatgAGTGACGCATCCACAGGTTAGTGGAGCAGCGCGCCAGTGAAAACAACACGCTCTGAAGCTTTCACACTGCAGCTATCAGATGATCTGAGCCACTGGGAgggaatttcatcaagccattCATGAAGCAGAAGGCAACATTATAACACacaactcctcctcctcctactactacgactactactactactactgttactactactactgctgctgctgctattactagactactactactgttactactattactactactactactactactgctgctattactactactactgttactactactactgctgctgctattactactactactgctgctgctactgttattactactactacttactactactgctgctgctattactactgctgctgctattactactactactgctgttgctactactgctactactactactctaCTGTTTCTACTATGACTACTACTCCTGCTCCCACTTCCAAACAGTACTTGCAATGCACAGTAATAACGGTAACAGATGCTACTACtggtattattgtgtgtacattattattattattattattattattattattattattattttgagcTAGCTGCAATTGTATTTGACTGAATTTCCACTCCAATATAACTGGCCACTGTTAAGAGAGGCTTAGGAGTTCTCATAGAGAACAATGCATCCACTGTGCTGTGCGACGTATAAGATGTAGGGAGAGTTCCGTCCATGCGAAGGATGTTGATTTGAGGGTGTGGTGGTATCCTGAGTGAATGGGCTACTCCACTAGACTACTACTActgttactactactactgctgctgctattactactgctgctgctattactactgctgctgctattactagactactactactgttactactactactgctgctgctattactactactactactgttactactactactgctgctgctattaCTAGACTACTACTACTGTTACCACTACTACTGCTGTTGCTATACCACTACTActgttactactactactgttgCTGCTATGACTAATCTACCACTGCTGCTTCCAAACTGTTATTACTGCAATGCATTGCAATAACGGTAACAGATGCTACCACTGGtattactactactgctgctgctattactactactactgctgctgctattactactgctgctgctattactagactactactactgttactactactactgctgctgctattactagactactactactgttactactactactgctgctgctattactactactactgctgctgctgatccATGGAAGGATGTTGATTTGAGGGGTGTGGTGGTATCCTGAGTGAATGGGCTACTCCCTGCAGTCGCCTAGTCCACTCCTGTGCAGCCCTCTCTGGATAGCCTAAGCACAGCTCATCAATAAACCTGAAGAGCTGTCCTTTACTGTGTCAAGAGTGCTCTCCACAGATCACTTTGCCATTGAGTTTAGTAGGGTATGAAAGTGGATCATGTGAATTTGAGGGGGAATGGTAGCTTACAGTAGGCAAACTGCTTTCACAGTCTACTACGTATG
The Alosa alosa isolate M-15738 ecotype Scorff River chromosome 12, AALO_Geno_1.1, whole genome shotgun sequence DNA segment above includes these coding regions:
- the LOC125304232 gene encoding A-kinase anchor protein 2 isoform X2; translation: MEDSTLNSEMAEAELHKERLQALAEKRKRQSEIEDKRQQLDDLVLQLQHLRSKAMRERWLLQGTPVGSQDQEDSQRRQVEQDERHAKQLEEAVHRLESEISLLENEESQISAKEQVLRERLRETERSIEDLQKSLQYHDGDAVNYVRSQIPSLPELNSKASATAPGNEQLTRKPALYAMEISVEKDRKTGGTKILSASPVSPEDVQPQRGVKVFDDGHKVIYEVRSGASTTLENGVHAWNATDVDELMQRVGQSHHRGDTGRVMVTPAEPEVPPPGLSELTMHKEVKLDTGKTGKMGTAMDQPQIQDEVTEAPEATSEKPVTMIFMGYHNVMDEDETKKLLGFDGTIKAEIVLIDEDDEKSLREKTVTDISTMDGNAADLVSGRPLSDSTELSSEGKEESVATKDLPATAGSALDAGMPSAGNGTLPGLKSSKPPEDDSELKRERNLKSVSFLDSVSVISGGKDNMELETQSESQNCHTGAGQNGTAHQGQTMDTEVAQEIRYLDEVLEANCCDPAVDMTSNGTSSPEPRSINVDGNGPSVEVSDASPPTNHGVVVERRMQSTFVGEDRDNTKPNGHSVVVTQDDKMLGKQPLTTIKKEARFELRSFQEEKKPSKLFDAPAEKEIRVKKVRPSEEIAELEKERLELIRGQAVKKNPGIAAKWWNPPQERTLEEELDPEKLESHRKYEERKQRKMESSRATQASPNPTAPSPTSSYTPPPEPVSKEDIVTEQVDFSAARKQFLQMEHTKQPAAGPKRGVAPQLYSAKPFSRVSEVAHVERPGGYVTITSQGSHGLDERCDVTTVKTERIFCSPGDSPSQSMAENERKDSVKAWNEESDFTCAHAVMTLVKDEEPEMFQVQRSSNSSYHPEEIDSGLDDLSVRSQDTTVLETLSNDFSMDNVSDSGASNETMSAYLENSLGDYSFPSTPMATTPINGKSEKGTKSPDNHSVSLSYQVDSLTEEELEYHAGVLVQSAIEQAIAQQNDEWEPRQATQQSSPIPERRVEVVEPAPQPREPPVSPVPAPTASPRVPTPVEEKRSAATSPTITVPSAPRVSSMPSSPTPAHTPAPTPAPAPAPAHAAGPTHVGPYKPPSPSPPPSEKQEFSYFSKYSETPAPGPTHVGPYKSPSPSPPPSEKQEFSYFSKYSETPASGPTNVGPYKPPSPSPPPSEKQEFSYFSKYSEAAELRSTASVLKNQDVEVTAGPFKLRSRKQRTLSMIEEEIRAAQEREEELKRQRQTRCVRPQPAASHKQKTNSLPAKLVLPGKTAPGKIEKIRPVPPASPCSSEGPLPSPLSDLGSDDSGGSQRPKNLMQTLMEDFESHKVKRREKVEDNSYARLKLASGVTSEHDANAVARIRVLEATRVTRRKSNMALKWEAGMYANLEDGEEEEEE